Proteins encoded in a region of the Benincasa hispida cultivar B227 chromosome 2, ASM972705v1, whole genome shotgun sequence genome:
- the LOC120071719 gene encoding pentatricopeptide repeat-containing protein At2g37230: MAHISVSKLHSSHYRVLSSSSIPKPTALYSLHFFSSTQEPISTATQNESPNGPSASSDAAVPQPAESVAVNGAEQVKRRTPRGKPRNPEKLEDVICKMMANREWTTRLQNSIRSLVPQFDHSLVWNVLHAAKNSDHALNFFRWVERAGLFQHDRETHLKIIEILGRASKLNHARCILLDMLNKGIEWDEDLFVILIESYGKAGIVQEAVKIFQKMKELGVERSVKSYDALFKVILRRGRYMMAKRYFNAMLNEGIEPTRHTYNVMLWGFFLSLRLETAKRFYEDMKSRGISPDVVTYNTMINGYYRFKMMEEAEQFFTEMKGKNIVPTVISYTTMIKGYVSAGRVDDGLRLFEEMKAVGVKPNDITYSTLLPGLCDAEKMSEARQILTEMVDKYIAPKDNSIFMRLLSCQCMHGDLDAAMHVLKAMIRLSIPTEAGHYGILIENCCKAGMYDKAVKLLDKLVEKEIILRPQSTLEMEASAYNLIIQYLCNHGQTGKADTFFRQLLKKGIQDEVAFNNLIRGHSKEGNPELAFEILKIMGRRDVSRDAESYKLLIKSYLSKGEPADAKTALDSMIESGHYPDSALFRSVMESLFTDGRVQTASRVMNSMLDKGITENLDLVAKILEALLMRGHVEEALGRIDLLMSCNCPPDFDSLLSVLCERGKTIAALKLLDFGLERECNIEFSSYEKVLDALLGAGKTLNAYAILCKIMEKGGANDWGSFDDLIKSLNQEGNTKQADILSRKMKGGDRKRCKKPSLAA; this comes from the coding sequence ATGGCTCACATTTCTGTATCTAAACTTCATTCTAGCCATTACAGGGTTCTTTCCAGTTCTTCGATTCCGAAACCAACCGCCCTCTATTCACTTCATTTCTTTAGCTCCACTCAAGAACCCATCTCCACAGCTACTCAAAATGAAAGCCCCAATGGTCCATCCGCCAGTTCTGATGCGGCAGTGCCTCAGCCAGCGGAATCAGTCGCTGTTAATGGCGCCGAACAAGTTAAGCGAAGAACCCCTAGAGGTAAGCCTCGTAACCCTGAAAAGTTAGAGGATGTTATTTGTAAAATGATGGCAAATCGTGAATGGACAACGCGTTTACAGAACTCGATTCGGTCGTTGGTTCCTCAATTTGATCACTCTCTTGTTTGGAATGTGTTACATGCTGCTAAGAACTCGGACCATGCCCTCAACTTCTTCCGGTGGGTAGAGCGAGCTGGATTATTCCAGCATGATCGCGAAACCCATTTGAAAATAATTGAGATTCTGGGTAGGGCTTCAAAGCTTAATCATGCCCGTTGCATTCTTCTTGATATGCTCAATAAGGGCATTGAATGGGATGAAGACTTATTCGTTATATTGATTGAGAGTTATGGTAAAGCTGGGATTGTTCAGGAGGctgtgaaaatttttcaaaagatgAAGGAATTAGGTGTTGAGAGGAGTGTTAAATCTTATGATGCTTTATTTAAGGTGATTTTGAGGAGGGGGCGGTATATGATGGCGAAGAGGTACTTTAATGCTATGTTGAATGAAGGAATAGAACCAACTCGCCATACCTATAATGTGATGCTATGGGGTTTCTTTTTGTCGTTGAGGCTTGAGACAGCCAAGAGGTTTTACGAAGACATGAAGAGTAGAGGTATTTCACCTGATGTCGTTACATACAACACAATGATTAATGGATATTATCGGTTCAAAATGATGGAGGAGGCAGAGCAGTTCTTTACTGAGATGAAGGGTAAGAATATTGTACCAACAGTGATAAGTTATACTACTATGATAAAAGGTTATGTTTCTGCTGGTCGAGTTGATGATGGATTGAGATTGTTTGAAGAGATGAAGGCTGTTGGTGTGAAGCCAAATGATATTACTTATTCGACACTGCTGCCTGGTCTTTGCGATGCAGAGAAAATGTCTGAGGCGCGACAAATTTTGACAGAAATGGTGGATAAGTATATTGCTCCAAAGGACAATTCAATTTTCATGAGGTTGCTATCTTGCCAGTGTATGCATGGTGATTTGGATGCTGCTATGCATGTACTGAAAGCAATGATTCGATTAAGCATTCCAACTGAGGCTGGGCATTACGGTATTTTGATTGAGAACTGTTGCAAAGCCGGAATGTATGATAAGGCAGTTAAGTTGCTTGACAAGCTTGTAGAAAAAGAAATCATATTGAGGCCACAAAGTACTTTGGAAATGGAGGCTAGTGCGTATAACCTTATAATTCAGTATCTATGCAACCATGGGCAGACTGGAAAAGCTGATACATTTTTCCGGCAGTTGTTGAAGAAGGGTATTCAGGATGAGGTtgcatttaataatttaatccgTGGCCATTCCAAAGAAGGGAATCCTGAATTGGCATTTGAAATATTGAAAATCATGGGTAGGAGGGATGTGTCTAGGGATGCAGAATCTTATAAGTTGCTAATCAAGAGCTACTTAAGTAAAGGTGAACCAGCTGATGCTAAAACAGCTTTGGACAGCATGATTGAAAGTGGGCATTATCCTGACTCGGCATTGTTTAGATCAGTTATGGAAAGTCTATTTACAGATGGGAGGGTGCAGACCGCAAGCCGAGTGATGAACAGTATGTTGGATAAAGGAATAACAGAAAACTTAGACTTGGTTGCCAAAATCCTGGAAGCCCTTTTAATGAGAGGTCATGTCGAAGAAGCGTTGGGACGAATCGATTTGCTAATGAGTTGCAATTGCCCACCTGATTTTGACAGTCTTTTATCTGTTCTTTGTGAAAGGGGGAAGACCATTGCTGCCCTCAAGCTTTTAGATTTTGGATTGGAAAGAGAATGCAACATAGAATTCTCAAGTTATGAGAAGGTACTAGATGCGCTGTTGGGAGCGGGGAAGACACTGAATGCATACGCAATTCTATGCAAGATAATGGAGAAAGGAGGGGCTAATGATTGGGGCAGTTTTGATGATTTGATCAAAAGCCTGAATCAGGAAGGGAACACAAAGCAAGCTGATATTCTCTCAAGAAAGATGAAGGGTGGAGACAGAAAACGGTGTAAGAAACCTTCTCTAGCTGCTTGA